The following coding sequences lie in one Klebsiella huaxiensis genomic window:
- a CDS encoding alanyl-tRNA editing protein — translation MTERLYYTSDAAECRARVVNCLSEADGRYAIELDRTLFHPQGGGQPADRGWIADVAVESVIARGDSIAHIVSQPLVLDEVAIRIDIEARQIHARLHSAGHLLGQAGESFGWQPIKAHHWPGEGRITFAAGANAVLPEASMLLEKVETWQAENLLRQVSFADGLRKVGFGDMLSYPCGGTHVASLSELGKVVITQVKMKKGQMIVSYTLD, via the coding sequence ATGACTGAACGTCTTTATTACACCAGCGATGCCGCCGAATGTCGTGCGCGAGTGGTGAATTGTCTGAGCGAAGCCGATGGGCGCTACGCCATTGAACTGGACCGCACCCTGTTTCATCCGCAGGGCGGCGGGCAACCAGCCGATCGCGGCTGGATTGCTGATGTTGCGGTTGAAAGCGTTATCGCGCGCGGCGATAGCATTGCGCATATTGTTTCGCAGCCGCTGGTGCTCGATGAGGTGGCAATCCGCATCGATATTGAGGCGAGGCAGATACATGCGCGTTTGCACTCTGCCGGACACTTGCTGGGTCAAGCTGGTGAGTCGTTCGGCTGGCAGCCGATTAAAGCTCATCACTGGCCAGGAGAAGGGCGCATTACTTTTGCGGCGGGTGCTAATGCCGTGCTGCCCGAGGCCAGCATGCTGCTGGAAAAAGTCGAAACCTGGCAGGCAGAGAATTTACTGCGTCAGGTCTCTTTTGCTGATGGCCTGCGCAAGGTGGGCTTCGGCGACATGTTGAGCTATCCCTGCGGCGGTACCCACGTTGCCAGCCTGTCTGAGTTGGGGAAAGTCGTCATTACTCAGGTGAAGATGAAAAAGGGCCAGATGATCGTGAGCTACACTCTGGATTGA
- a CDS encoding PTS system mannose/fructose/sorbose family transporter subunit IID: MEERTLTRKDLRRCWRAWMMHNLSSMSFERLESFGFCLSMLPVAKKLYPDAAQRTEMLRRHASFYNTEPQIGAIVNGMALGLEEKKANGEPIDGETINTLKVGLMGPIAGIGDSMIPGMLIPILLSIGMALAAGGNILGPLFYTVAWLAIILPGSWFLFLKGYKMGSGSVEMLVSSKSARLREALSLLGVFVMGGVAASYVKLSTGLEFITQDGVNIHVQQMLDGIFPQLLPLVVVLGTWYLMAKRGVSPVKAMVLLLVLAALGVASGLFAG, encoded by the coding sequence ATGGAAGAGCGTACTCTTACCCGTAAAGATCTGCGCCGCTGCTGGCGGGCGTGGATGATGCATAACCTGTCGTCAATGAGCTTTGAGCGCCTTGAGTCCTTCGGCTTTTGCCTGAGCATGCTGCCGGTGGCGAAAAAGCTCTACCCGGATGCCGCCCAGCGTACCGAAATGCTGCGCCGTCACGCCTCGTTTTATAATACGGAACCGCAGATCGGCGCGATCGTTAATGGGATGGCGCTGGGGCTGGAGGAGAAAAAGGCCAACGGCGAGCCGATCGACGGCGAAACGATCAACACCCTGAAAGTGGGTCTGATGGGGCCAATTGCCGGGATCGGCGATTCGATGATCCCCGGAATGCTGATCCCTATACTGCTCAGCATCGGGATGGCGCTGGCGGCAGGCGGTAATATTCTTGGGCCGCTGTTTTATACCGTCGCCTGGCTGGCGATTATCCTGCCCGGCTCGTGGTTCCTGTTTCTCAAAGGCTACAAAATGGGCTCCGGCTCGGTGGAGATGCTGGTCAGCAGCAAATCAGCCCGCCTGCGCGAAGCCTTATCGCTATTAGGCGTTTTTGTGATGGGCGGCGTAGCGGCCAGCTATGTCAAGCTGAGCACCGGGCTGGAGTTCATCACCCAGGATGGCGTCAATATCCACGTTCAACAGATGCTCGACGGCATCTTCCCGCAGTTGCTGCCGCTGGTGGTGGTGTTAGGGACCTGGTATTTGATGGCGAAGCGCGGTGTTTCACCGGTGAAAGCGATGGTACTGCTGCTGGTGCTGGCAGCGCTTGGCGTCGCCAGCGGCCTGTTTGCCGGTTAA
- a CDS encoding glucose-6-phosphate isomerase family protein — MADSARRYGLDMAIHHQPLGFSYGEDVTGPMPEIRRLDQIRASLRDPHCDGPQEVYAIAMDVARMQDRETLQKRMLLFGVVTYAAGRLGEEPIRSQGHVHRISQHSGWSPPELYEIWQGSAIIYMQEYVEDDPGRCFAVIAGPGEKVLVPPGWGHATISANPEVPLTFGAWCDREYGFEYEAVRAHKGLAWYPLLQDKHVVWQHNPRYVPGRLQAVTPREYTEFGITPAPIYQQFIDDPARFQFISRPDKTAELWCNFHP; from the coding sequence ATGGCTGACTCAGCCCGCCGTTACGGCCTGGATATGGCGATTCATCATCAGCCGTTGGGTTTTAGCTATGGTGAAGATGTGACCGGCCCGATGCCGGAGATCCGCCGCCTCGATCAGATTCGCGCTTCGCTGCGCGACCCGCATTGCGACGGCCCGCAAGAGGTTTATGCCATCGCCATGGATGTGGCGAGGATGCAGGATCGCGAAACGCTGCAAAAGCGCATGCTGCTGTTTGGCGTGGTGACCTATGCCGCCGGGCGTTTGGGTGAAGAGCCGATTCGCAGTCAGGGACATGTTCATCGTATTAGCCAGCACAGCGGTTGGTCGCCGCCGGAGCTGTATGAAATCTGGCAGGGCAGCGCGATTATCTATATGCAGGAGTACGTTGAGGACGACCCGGGCCGCTGCTTTGCGGTGATTGCCGGGCCGGGAGAAAAAGTACTGGTCCCGCCGGGATGGGGGCACGCCACAATATCGGCTAACCCGGAGGTGCCGCTCACCTTTGGTGCCTGGTGCGACCGTGAATATGGTTTTGAATATGAGGCCGTACGGGCGCATAAGGGGCTGGCGTGGTATCCGCTATTGCAGGATAAGCATGTGGTCTGGCAGCATAATCCGCGCTACGTTCCGGGACGTTTACAGGCGGTCACCCCTCGGGAGTACACCGAGTTTGGTATAACCCCCGCCCCGATTTATCAGCAATTTATTGACGATCCGGCACGCTTTCAGTTTATCTCCCGCCCGGATAAAACGGCAGAACTGTGGTGTAACTTCCATCCATAA
- a CDS encoding PTS mannose/fructose/sorbose/N-acetylgalactosamine transporter subunit IIC — translation MIIEATLIGILCYLGALSSPWLFGLTGGWYLITRPLVSGMLVGLILGDLKTGIMIGVAVQAVYIAMVTPGGSMPADLNFVAYPAIALGILSGKGPEVAVALAATIGIAGTILFNAMMVLNSFWNHRADVALDRGDERGLYLNSAIWPQVTNFILRFVPTFIAVYFGAQYISGFMDSLPKIVLSTMNVLGGILPAVGIAILLKQIIKNYTMLIYFLVGFVCIVFLKLNMVALVIVGSLLALIHYNYKPEPPQAAGARPVVDDEDEF, via the coding sequence ATGATTATCGAAGCTACGCTAATTGGCATTCTCTGCTACCTGGGCGCGCTGAGCAGTCCCTGGCTTTTCGGGCTGACCGGCGGCTGGTACCTGATTACCCGACCGCTGGTTTCCGGAATGCTGGTCGGGCTGATTCTCGGCGATCTGAAAACCGGGATCATGATAGGCGTTGCGGTACAGGCGGTGTATATCGCGATGGTGACGCCGGGCGGCTCAATGCCTGCGGATCTCAACTTTGTCGCTTATCCGGCCATCGCGCTGGGTATTTTGTCGGGCAAAGGGCCGGAAGTGGCGGTGGCGCTGGCGGCGACAATTGGTATCGCCGGAACCATTTTATTCAACGCGATGATGGTACTGAACTCCTTCTGGAACCACCGGGCCGACGTGGCGCTGGATCGCGGCGATGAGCGCGGGCTGTATCTGAACAGCGCGATCTGGCCGCAGGTGACGAATTTCATTTTGCGTTTCGTACCCACGTTTATCGCGGTCTATTTCGGCGCGCAGTACATCAGCGGTTTTATGGATAGTTTGCCGAAAATCGTGCTGTCGACGATGAACGTGCTGGGCGGCATCCTGCCCGCCGTCGGTATCGCGATCCTGCTTAAGCAGATCATTAAAAACTACACCATGCTGATCTACTTTTTGGTCGGTTTCGTCTGCATCGTTTTTTTGAAGCTCAACATGGTCGCGCTGGTGATCGTTGGTTCGCTGCTGGCGCTTATCCATTACAACTATAAACCGGAACCGCCGCAGGCTGCGGGCGCGAGACCGGTGGTCGATGATGAGGATGAATTCTGA
- a CDS encoding LysR family transcriptional regulator, whose translation MNLNLLPDLALFVQIVEQGSFSAVARMTGTTPSAISRSVSRLEREMGSKLLHRTTRKLRLSDTGNTVYEHALEMLESARQAMDAAGSTQTVAQGKLTLSVPKAVGRFVIHPLMLEFFSRYPKIDVCLRLEDRVLDFIDDGIDLALRITHTPSPGLHGKPLMPVSHVICATPGYLVQYGRPRTPQDLREHSCISLGETPADSRWKFRRDGKTETIQTHGRYAANHTAVRLDAVKQNLGIGSLPLFTAREALKSGEIVLVLPEWEFISSYSGQLWLLWSGNKHMPARMRAMIDYLSEKMRPVSGSIATARRSKTTE comes from the coding sequence ATGAATCTAAACCTACTGCCCGATCTCGCCCTGTTCGTGCAGATTGTCGAACAGGGCAGCTTTTCCGCCGTCGCCCGCATGACAGGGACCACCCCCTCCGCCATCAGCCGCAGTGTTTCGCGCCTGGAGCGGGAGATGGGCAGCAAGCTGCTACATCGCACCACGCGTAAGCTGCGCCTCAGCGATACCGGTAATACGGTGTATGAACATGCGCTGGAGATGCTCGAGTCGGCGCGTCAGGCCATGGATGCCGCCGGCAGTACTCAGACGGTGGCCCAGGGAAAGCTCACGCTAAGCGTACCTAAAGCCGTGGGACGCTTTGTCATTCACCCGCTGATGCTGGAGTTTTTTAGCCGCTACCCGAAGATCGACGTCTGTCTGCGGCTTGAGGATCGCGTTCTTGATTTTATTGATGACGGTATCGACCTGGCGCTACGTATTACCCATACGCCCTCGCCGGGTCTGCACGGTAAGCCGCTGATGCCGGTCAGCCACGTTATCTGCGCAACGCCTGGCTACCTGGTGCAATATGGCAGACCGCGAACGCCGCAGGATCTGCGTGAACATAGCTGTATCAGCCTTGGCGAAACACCCGCCGATTCGCGCTGGAAGTTCCGCCGCGATGGCAAAACCGAGACGATTCAGACGCATGGTCGCTATGCTGCCAACCATACCGCCGTACGCCTCGATGCCGTGAAGCAGAATCTGGGGATCGGCAGCCTGCCGCTGTTTACCGCCCGTGAAGCGCTGAAGAGCGGTGAAATTGTGCTGGTTCTGCCGGAGTGGGAGTTTATCAGCAGCTATTCCGGTCAGCTCTGGCTGCTATGGTCGGGCAATAAGCATATGCCCGCCAGAATGCGGGCGATGATTGATTATCTTAGCGAGAAGATGAGGCCGGTTTCAGGCAGCATAGCCACAGCGCGACGATCAAAAACCACGGAATAA
- a CDS encoding PTS system mannose/fructose/N-acetylgalactosamine-transporter subunit IIB, with translation MSISFVRIDDRVIHGQLVTRWAKELPCDGIVAIDDAVAADPLLSSVMKGAVQDTKVWLFDTATAIEKLPKVIASEKRYFVIGKSPLTLQRIEQAGISLKNANGKINVGPMSARADTTTIGPNQSVNADEIAAFDWLVQHGHHVEFRLVPDASCYSWQDARQKLK, from the coding sequence ATGAGTATCTCATTTGTTCGTATTGATGACCGCGTTATCCATGGGCAGCTCGTGACACGTTGGGCCAAAGAGCTGCCCTGCGATGGGATTGTCGCTATTGACGACGCCGTCGCGGCCGACCCGCTGCTCTCATCGGTGATGAAAGGTGCCGTGCAGGACACCAAAGTCTGGCTGTTCGATACCGCAACGGCAATTGAAAAACTGCCCAAGGTGATCGCCAGCGAGAAGCGCTATTTCGTTATCGGTAAATCCCCGCTCACTCTGCAACGCATTGAGCAAGCGGGGATCAGCCTGAAAAACGCCAACGGCAAAATCAACGTTGGCCCGATGAGCGCCCGGGCTGACACCACGACCATCGGCCCAAATCAGTCGGTCAACGCGGACGAGATCGCTGCCTTTGACTGGCTGGTGCAGCACGGGCATCACGTGGAATTCCGCCTGGTCCCGGATGCCAGCTGTTACAGCTGGCAGGACGCCCGACAGAAGCTGAAATAA
- a CDS encoding DUF805 domain-containing protein, translated as MTYGQAYLNGWKKGLNFSGVASRQEFWSFFIINLLILALPLAAWFLAMQHNYQYGVFIFYAVPLSAILLLPMVIPMLSVGCRRMHDIGRSGWWFALCLIIPWFLIVALWLCCLKPASSSR; from the coding sequence ATGACTTATGGACAAGCGTATCTTAACGGCTGGAAAAAAGGCTTAAATTTCAGCGGAGTGGCCAGCAGGCAAGAGTTCTGGTCTTTTTTTATCATCAACCTGCTGATTCTGGCGTTGCCGCTGGCGGCCTGGTTTTTGGCGATGCAGCATAACTATCAGTACGGAGTTTTTATTTTTTACGCCGTGCCGCTCAGCGCTATTCTGTTGCTGCCGATGGTCATCCCTATGCTGTCCGTTGGTTGCCGCAGGATGCACGACATCGGTCGTTCGGGCTGGTGGTTCGCTCTGTGTCTAATTATTCCGTGGTTTTTGATCGTCGCGCTGTGGCTATGCTGCCTGAAACCGGCCTCATCTTCTCGCTAA
- a CDS encoding glucose-6-phosphate isomerase family protein, translating into MNPVFIQPPQVAWASGALSDGPLLRKSTRIEDLAGIFVDELARQAMPGDLTVYDVEMLTTSPAEGELYTGVTHLYPGKVGHEFFMTRGHFHHRREQGEVYFGLRGSGLLLLQNEQGEARLEKVFVGSVHIIPGFTAHRLINVGDDVLSALAVWPAVAGHDYAALAGGFALRVIEENQTVQAKEVQNG; encoded by the coding sequence ATGAATCCTGTTTTTATCCAGCCGCCGCAGGTGGCATGGGCCAGCGGAGCATTATCCGACGGCCCGCTATTACGTAAATCAACGCGAATCGAAGATCTTGCTGGGATTTTTGTTGATGAACTCGCCCGGCAGGCCATGCCCGGCGATCTCACCGTTTATGATGTTGAAATGCTGACCACTTCACCCGCTGAGGGTGAACTTTATACCGGCGTAACCCACCTTTATCCCGGCAAAGTCGGTCATGAGTTTTTTATGACCCGCGGCCATTTCCATCATCGTCGTGAGCAGGGCGAAGTCTATTTCGGCCTGCGCGGGAGCGGCTTGCTGCTATTGCAAAATGAGCAGGGCGAGGCGCGACTGGAGAAGGTCTTTGTCGGTTCGGTCCATATCATTCCTGGTTTTACCGCTCACCGACTTATCAATGTCGGCGACGATGTGCTTTCCGCGCTGGCGGTTTGGCCTGCCGTCGCCGGGCATGATTACGCGGCGCTGGCAGGCGGCTTTGCGCTGCGGGTGATTGAGGAGAATCAGACTGTTCAGGCAAAGGAGGTGCAGAATGGCTGA
- a CDS encoding PTS sugar transporter subunit IIA, giving the protein MINVIVASHGPLADALLASSRMVYGELPHVFTVTLSDQAGIEGFKQDFATTLKNAGHNADGVLVLCDMQSGTPWNVACQHAFSTETTPPLAVVAGVNFPMLLQSEDVSHFTDVHAAAEQLLEMTVPTLIKAVPVLSVQSDDF; this is encoded by the coding sequence GTAATTGTCGCCAGCCACGGTCCTCTCGCCGACGCCCTGCTCGCCAGCAGCCGGATGGTTTACGGTGAATTACCGCATGTTTTCACCGTGACCCTTAGCGATCAGGCGGGCATTGAAGGCTTTAAACAGGATTTCGCCACGACGCTAAAAAACGCAGGACACAACGCCGATGGCGTGCTGGTGCTATGCGATATGCAAAGCGGGACCCCGTGGAACGTCGCCTGCCAGCATGCATTTTCCACCGAAACAACGCCTCCGCTCGCCGTCGTGGCGGGCGTGAATTTTCCCATGCTGCTGCAAAGTGAAGACGTTAGCCATTTCACCGACGTTCATGCCGCAGCCGAGCAACTGCTGGAAATGACCGTCCCGACGCTGATAAAAGCCGTTCCGGTTTTATCCGTTCAGTCAGATGATTTTTAA
- the rihC gene encoding ribonucleoside hydrolase RihC, which produces MRLPIILDTDPGIDDAAAIAAALFAPELDLQLMTTVAGNVSVEKTTRNALQLLHFWNADVPLAQGASMPLVRPLRDAASVHGESGMEGYDFVEHNRQPLAKPAFQAIRDALMYAPEPMTLVAIGPLTNIALLLTQYPECRFNIRRLVIMGGSAGRGNFTPNAEFNIAIDPEAAAKVFNSGLEIVMCGLDVTNQAMLSPDYLATLPTLNQTGKMLHALFSHYRSGSMSSGLRMHDLCAIAWLVRPQLFTLEPCFVTVETQGTWTSGTTVVDIEGKLGQQANAQVALGLDVEGFQRWAAEVIALAP; this is translated from the coding sequence ATGCGCTTACCGATCATTCTGGATACCGATCCCGGTATTGATGATGCGGCGGCGATTGCCGCGGCGCTGTTCGCACCCGAGCTGGATCTGCAGCTGATGACCACGGTGGCGGGCAATGTGTCGGTGGAGAAAACCACCCGCAACGCTCTGCAACTGCTGCACTTCTGGAACGCCGATGTCCCGCTGGCCCAGGGCGCATCAATGCCGCTGGTTCGCCCGCTGCGCGACGCCGCCTCTGTGCACGGCGAGTCAGGGATGGAAGGCTACGATTTCGTTGAGCATAACCGTCAGCCGCTGGCAAAACCGGCATTTCAGGCCATCCGCGATGCGTTAATGTACGCGCCGGAGCCGATGACTCTTGTGGCGATTGGCCCGTTAACCAATATCGCGCTACTGCTGACCCAATATCCCGAATGCCGTTTTAACATCCGCCGTCTGGTGATCATGGGCGGTTCTGCCGGGCGCGGCAATTTTACGCCGAATGCGGAATTTAATATCGCCATCGATCCGGAAGCAGCAGCCAAAGTGTTCAACAGCGGACTGGAGATCGTGATGTGTGGACTGGACGTCACCAATCAGGCGATGTTGTCCCCGGACTACCTTGCGACGCTACCAACGCTTAACCAGACCGGAAAAATGCTTCATGCGCTGTTTAGCCACTATCGCAGCGGTAGCATGAGCAGCGGCCTGCGCATGCACGACCTGTGCGCGATCGCGTGGCTGGTTCGTCCGCAGCTCTTTACTCTTGAACCGTGCTTTGTGACGGTAGAAACCCAGGGGACATGGACCTCGGGAACGACGGTGGTCGATATCGAAGGTAAATTGGGCCAGCAGGCAAACGCGCAGGTGGCGCTTGGGCTGGACGTCGAAGGATTCCAGCGCTGGGCGGCCGAGGTGATAGCGCTGGCACCTTAA